A window from Gossypium raimondii isolate GPD5lz chromosome 7, ASM2569854v1, whole genome shotgun sequence encodes these proteins:
- the LOC105787031 gene encoding ketol-acid reductoisomerase, chloroplastic produces MASQTYISLDFHTCVFKKEKVSLAGHHEYIVRGGRDLFTLLPDAFKGIKQIGVIGWGSQGPAQAQNLRDSLADAKSNIIVKVGLRKGSPSFAEARAAGFSEENGTLGDMWETISGSDLVLLLISDAAQADNHEKIFSHMKPNSILGLSHGFLLGHLQSMGLDFPKNISVIAVCPKGMGPSVRRLYVQGKEINGAGINSSFGVHQDFDGRATDVALGWSVALGSPFTFVTTLEQEYKSDIFGERGILLGAVHGIVECLFRRYTENGMSEDLAYKNTVECITGIISKTISTKGILAVYNSLSEEGKREFEIAYSASYHPCMDILYECYEDVASGSEIRSVVLAAQRFYEKDGLPAFPMGKIDQTRMWKVGERVRKARPSGDLGPLYPFTAGVYVALMMAQIEILRKKGHSYSEIINESVIEAVDSLNPFMHARGVSFMVDNCSTTARLGSRKWAPRFDYILTQQALVTVDNGTPINQDLLSNFLSDPVHGAIEVCAQMRPTVDISVHPDADFVRPELRQSGN; encoded by the exons ATGGCCTCTCAAACCTACATCTCTCTCGATTTCCACACTTGTGTCTTCAAGAAAGAGAAAGTCTCCCTCGCTGGTCACCACGAG TACATTGTGAGAGGAGGAAGAGATTTGTTTACGTTGCTGCCTGATGCTTTCAAAGGGATTAAGCAGATTGGTGTTATTGGTTGGGGCTCCCAG GGACCTGCTCAAGCTCAAAATTTAAGGGATTCTCTTGCTGATGCAAAATCTAATATCATTGTCAAG gTTGGACTCAGGAAGGGTTCTCCTTCTTTTGCCGAAGCTCGCGCTGCTGGGTTCTCTGAAGAAAATGGCACTTTGGGTGATATGTGGGAAACTATTTCTGGAAGTGATCTTGTATTACTCTTAATTTCTGATGCTGCACAG GCTGACAATCATGAGAAGATATTCTCCCACATGAAACCAAATAGCATCCTTGGGCTTTCCCATGGCTTTCTTCTTGGACACTTGCAATCAATGGGACTTGATTTCCCAAAGAACATTAGTGTAATTGCTGTGTGTCCTAAAGGAATGGGTCCATCTGTAAGGAGACTTTATGTTCAAGGCAAAGAGATCAACGGTGCTGGAATCAATTCTAGTTTTGGAGTCCATCAg GACTTTGATGGTAGAGCTACTGATGTTGCCTTGGGGTGGTCGGTTGCCCTTGGATCACCTTTCACCTTTGTTACTACTTTAGAACAGGAGTACAAGAGTGACATATTCGGGGAGCGGG GCATTCTTCTCGGTGCTGTTCATGGAATTGTGGAGTGTTTGTTTAGAAGATACACTGAAAACGGAATGAGCGAGGATCTTGCTTACAAAAACACTGTTGAATGCATTACAGGAATTATATCAAAGACCATCTCAACAAAG GGCATCTTGGCTGTGTACAATTCCTTGTCCGAAGAGGGAAAAAGGGAATTCGAGATTGCCTATAGTGCATCTTATCACCCATGCATGGATATACTGTATGAGTGTTATGAAGATGTAGCTAGTGGAAGTGAAATCCGTAGTGTTGTTTTGGCTGCGCAACGATTTTAT GAGAAGGATGGTCTCCCTGCTTTCCCTATGGGAAAAATTGATCAAACACGCATGTGGAAAGTCGGTGAGCGAGTCCGAAAGGCACGTCCATCTGGTGATTTAGGGCCATTGTATCCATTTACTGCCGGTGTCTATGTGGCCTTGATGATGGCTCAG ATCGAGATATTGAGGAAGAAAGGGCACTCGTACTCTGAGATCATCAACGAGAGTGTGATAGAGGCAGTGGATTCGTTAAATCCATTTATGCATGCTCGTGGAGTTTCTTTCATGGTTGACAATTGCTCTACAACAGCACGATTGGGATCCAGGAAATGGGCCCCTCGGTTCGATTACATCCTAACCCAACAGGCTTTGGTGACTGTCGATAATGGCACTCCCATCAACCAGGATCTGCTTAGCAACTTCTTGTCAGACCCAGTGCATGGTGCTATCGAAGTTTGTGCTCAAATGAGGCCAACGGTTGACATTTCAGTGCACCCTGATGCTGATTTTGTGCGACCAGAGTTGCGTCAATCTGGCAATTGA
- the LOC105787039 gene encoding protein MICROTUBULE BINDING PROTEIN 2C isoform X1, which translates to MFEPQRFVNLQENSNFGDPKSWLSGDNRNIMNGNSSPTHLPTHSSLTYSNANLDRVLYNDLVEMIPLVQSLIERKPSSSFTRRGSMIYTKTPSRESLSGNDIQHLSLCLNKYAMEVLCRIIKGILTNKVTDMKGRNGAQSIPMRKKKDKVDKNGSNNQDGEDCSIFSSEALATEKENEELISFREQVEDLQKKLLEKDELLKSAELSKNQINDVRAELGKLKRDAAVKDSLIKSIQLQLSDAKIKLADKQAALEKTQWEAMTSKQKVEELQNNIDSMQGEFSSFMLLLNGLTKNNPTTHADDYDLEPYPLDPLPCMAHKVRISLFILSSHEESAFGINRMMSMTRSYRKWKKQGKLMLLLLLLQKRSKMKNPLLLLPVQGYIFNHFFSDQKVWNKAI; encoded by the exons atgtttGAGCCTCAACGTTTCGTAAATTTACAAGAGAATTCGAATTTCGGAGACCCCAAATCCTGGCTTTCAGGTGATAATCGCAACATCATGAACGGCAACTCCTCCCCGACTCACCTTCCAACTCACTCTTCACTCACTTACTCCAACGCCAATCTGGATCGCGTCCTCTACAACGATCTCGTCGAGATGATCCCTCTCGTTCAATCCCTCATC GAGAGGAAACCAAGTAGTTCATTTACAAGGCGTGGTTCGATGATATACACCAAGACCCCTTCAAGGGAATCCTTATCTGGAAAT GATATTCAACATTTGAGTTTGTGTTTGAACAAATATGCAATGGAAGTTCTTTGTAGGATTATCAAAGGAATTCTCACCAATAAG GTTACTGATATGAAAGGGAGGAATGGAGCTCAGTCAATTccaatgagaaagaaaaaagataaagtcgacaaGAATGGTAGTAATAATCAAGATGGTGAGGACTGCTCAATATTTTCCTCAGAGGCTTTGGCAAcagaaaaagagaatgaagaGTTAATTTCATTCAGGGAACAAGTGGAGGATCTGCAAAAGAAGTTGCTAGAGAAAGATGAACTTTTGAAATCAGCAGAGCTTTCAAAGAACCAGATCAATGATGTTCGTGCTGAACTTGGTAAATTGAAGCGAGATGCTGCAGTAAAGGACTCTTTAATCAAGTCTATTCAGTTGCAACTCTCTGATGCCAAG ATTAAACTTGCAGACAAGCAGGCTGCCCTGGAAAAGACACAGTGGGAAGCAATGACATCGAAGCAAAAGGTGGAGGAGCTGCAAAATAATATTGATTCCATGCAAGGagaattttcatcatttatgCTGTTGTTAAATGGTTTAACAAAGAATAATCCCACTACACATGCTGATGATTATGATTTAGAACCATACCCTTTGGATCCTCTCCCTTGTATG GCCCACAAAGTGCGGATTTCATTGTTTATTTTGTCTAGCCATGAAGAATCCGCTTTTGGCATAAACAGGATGATGTCAATGACGAGGAGCTACAGAAAATGGAAGAAGCAAGGCAAGCTTATGTTGCTGCTGTTGCTGCTACAAAAGAGAAGCAAGATGAAGAATCCCTTGCTGCTGCTGCCAGTGCAAGGTTATATCTTCAATCATTTCTTTTCAGATCAGAAAGTATGGAATAAAGCAATATAA
- the LOC105787039 gene encoding protein MICROTUBULE BINDING PROTEIN 2C isoform X3, with the protein MFEPQRFVNLQENSNFGDPKSWLSGDNRNIMNGNSSPTHLPTHSSLTYSNANLDRVLYNDLVEMIPLVQSLIERKPSSSFTRRGSMIYTKTPSRESLSGNVTDMKGRNGAQSIPMRKKKDKVDKNGSNNQDGEDCSIFSSEALATEKENEELISFREQVEDLQKKLLEKDELLKSAELSKNQINDVRAELGKLKRDAAVKDSLIKSIQLQLSDAKIKLADKQAALEKTQWEAMTSKQKVEELQNNIDSMQGEFSSFMLLLNGLTKNNPTTHADDYDLEPYPLDPLPCMAHKVRISLFILSSHEESAFGINRMMSMTRSYRKWKKQGKLMLLLLLLQKRSKMKNPLLLLPVQGYIFNHFFSDQKVWNKAI; encoded by the exons atgtttGAGCCTCAACGTTTCGTAAATTTACAAGAGAATTCGAATTTCGGAGACCCCAAATCCTGGCTTTCAGGTGATAATCGCAACATCATGAACGGCAACTCCTCCCCGACTCACCTTCCAACTCACTCTTCACTCACTTACTCCAACGCCAATCTGGATCGCGTCCTCTACAACGATCTCGTCGAGATGATCCCTCTCGTTCAATCCCTCATC GAGAGGAAACCAAGTAGTTCATTTACAAGGCGTGGTTCGATGATATACACCAAGACCCCTTCAAGGGAATCCTTATCTGGAAAT GTTACTGATATGAAAGGGAGGAATGGAGCTCAGTCAATTccaatgagaaagaaaaaagataaagtcgacaaGAATGGTAGTAATAATCAAGATGGTGAGGACTGCTCAATATTTTCCTCAGAGGCTTTGGCAAcagaaaaagagaatgaagaGTTAATTTCATTCAGGGAACAAGTGGAGGATCTGCAAAAGAAGTTGCTAGAGAAAGATGAACTTTTGAAATCAGCAGAGCTTTCAAAGAACCAGATCAATGATGTTCGTGCTGAACTTGGTAAATTGAAGCGAGATGCTGCAGTAAAGGACTCTTTAATCAAGTCTATTCAGTTGCAACTCTCTGATGCCAAG ATTAAACTTGCAGACAAGCAGGCTGCCCTGGAAAAGACACAGTGGGAAGCAATGACATCGAAGCAAAAGGTGGAGGAGCTGCAAAATAATATTGATTCCATGCAAGGagaattttcatcatttatgCTGTTGTTAAATGGTTTAACAAAGAATAATCCCACTACACATGCTGATGATTATGATTTAGAACCATACCCTTTGGATCCTCTCCCTTGTATG GCCCACAAAGTGCGGATTTCATTGTTTATTTTGTCTAGCCATGAAGAATCCGCTTTTGGCATAAACAGGATGATGTCAATGACGAGGAGCTACAGAAAATGGAAGAAGCAAGGCAAGCTTATGTTGCTGCTGTTGCTGCTACAAAAGAGAAGCAAGATGAAGAATCCCTTGCTGCTGCTGCCAGTGCAAGGTTATATCTTCAATCATTTCTTTTCAGATCAGAAAGTATGGAATAAAGCAATATAA
- the LOC105787039 gene encoding protein MICROTUBULE BINDING PROTEIN 2C isoform X2 — protein sequence MFEPQRFVNLQENSNFGDPKSWLSGDNRNIMNGNSSPTHLPTHSSLTYSNANLDRVLYNDLVEMIPLVQSLIERKPSSSFTRRGSMIYTKTPSRESLSGNDIQHLSLCLNKYAMEVLCRIIKGILTNKVTDMKGRNGAQSIPMRKKKDKVDKNGSNNQDGEDCSIFSSEALATEKENEELISFREQVEDLQKKLLEKDELLKSAELSKNQINDVRAELGKLKRDAAVKDSLIKSIQLQLSDAKIKLADKQAALEKTQWEAMTSKQKVEELQNNIDSMQGEFSSFMLLLNGLTKNNPTTHADDYDLEPYPLDPLPCMDDVNDEELQKMEEARQAYVAAVAATKEKQDEESLAAAASARLYLQSFLFRSESME from the exons atgtttGAGCCTCAACGTTTCGTAAATTTACAAGAGAATTCGAATTTCGGAGACCCCAAATCCTGGCTTTCAGGTGATAATCGCAACATCATGAACGGCAACTCCTCCCCGACTCACCTTCCAACTCACTCTTCACTCACTTACTCCAACGCCAATCTGGATCGCGTCCTCTACAACGATCTCGTCGAGATGATCCCTCTCGTTCAATCCCTCATC GAGAGGAAACCAAGTAGTTCATTTACAAGGCGTGGTTCGATGATATACACCAAGACCCCTTCAAGGGAATCCTTATCTGGAAAT GATATTCAACATTTGAGTTTGTGTTTGAACAAATATGCAATGGAAGTTCTTTGTAGGATTATCAAAGGAATTCTCACCAATAAG GTTACTGATATGAAAGGGAGGAATGGAGCTCAGTCAATTccaatgagaaagaaaaaagataaagtcgacaaGAATGGTAGTAATAATCAAGATGGTGAGGACTGCTCAATATTTTCCTCAGAGGCTTTGGCAAcagaaaaagagaatgaagaGTTAATTTCATTCAGGGAACAAGTGGAGGATCTGCAAAAGAAGTTGCTAGAGAAAGATGAACTTTTGAAATCAGCAGAGCTTTCAAAGAACCAGATCAATGATGTTCGTGCTGAACTTGGTAAATTGAAGCGAGATGCTGCAGTAAAGGACTCTTTAATCAAGTCTATTCAGTTGCAACTCTCTGATGCCAAG ATTAAACTTGCAGACAAGCAGGCTGCCCTGGAAAAGACACAGTGGGAAGCAATGACATCGAAGCAAAAGGTGGAGGAGCTGCAAAATAATATTGATTCCATGCAAGGagaattttcatcatttatgCTGTTGTTAAATGGTTTAACAAAGAATAATCCCACTACACATGCTGATGATTATGATTTAGAACCATACCCTTTGGATCCTCTCCCTTGTATG GATGATGTCAATGACGAGGAGCTACAGAAAATGGAAGAAGCAAGGCAAGCTTATGTTGCTGCTGTTGCTGCTACAAAAGAGAAGCAAGATGAAGAATCCCTTGCTGCTGCTGCCAGTGCAAGGTTATATCTTCAATCATTTCTTTTCAGATCAGAAAGTATGGAATAA
- the LOC105787039 gene encoding protein MICROTUBULE BINDING PROTEIN 2C isoform X4, whose protein sequence is MFEPQRFVNLQENSNFGDPKSWLSGDNRNIMNGNSSPTHLPTHSSLTYSNANLDRVLYNDLVEMIPLVQSLIERKPSSSFTRRGSMIYTKTPSRESLSGNVTDMKGRNGAQSIPMRKKKDKVDKNGSNNQDGEDCSIFSSEALATEKENEELISFREQVEDLQKKLLEKDELLKSAELSKNQINDVRAELGKLKRDAAVKDSLIKSIQLQLSDAKIKLADKQAALEKTQWEAMTSKQKVEELQNNIDSMQGEFSSFMLLLNGLTKNNPTTHADDYDLEPYPLDPLPCMDDVNDEELQKMEEARQAYVAAVAATKEKQDEESLAAAASARLYLQSFLFRSESME, encoded by the exons atgtttGAGCCTCAACGTTTCGTAAATTTACAAGAGAATTCGAATTTCGGAGACCCCAAATCCTGGCTTTCAGGTGATAATCGCAACATCATGAACGGCAACTCCTCCCCGACTCACCTTCCAACTCACTCTTCACTCACTTACTCCAACGCCAATCTGGATCGCGTCCTCTACAACGATCTCGTCGAGATGATCCCTCTCGTTCAATCCCTCATC GAGAGGAAACCAAGTAGTTCATTTACAAGGCGTGGTTCGATGATATACACCAAGACCCCTTCAAGGGAATCCTTATCTGGAAAT GTTACTGATATGAAAGGGAGGAATGGAGCTCAGTCAATTccaatgagaaagaaaaaagataaagtcgacaaGAATGGTAGTAATAATCAAGATGGTGAGGACTGCTCAATATTTTCCTCAGAGGCTTTGGCAAcagaaaaagagaatgaagaGTTAATTTCATTCAGGGAACAAGTGGAGGATCTGCAAAAGAAGTTGCTAGAGAAAGATGAACTTTTGAAATCAGCAGAGCTTTCAAAGAACCAGATCAATGATGTTCGTGCTGAACTTGGTAAATTGAAGCGAGATGCTGCAGTAAAGGACTCTTTAATCAAGTCTATTCAGTTGCAACTCTCTGATGCCAAG ATTAAACTTGCAGACAAGCAGGCTGCCCTGGAAAAGACACAGTGGGAAGCAATGACATCGAAGCAAAAGGTGGAGGAGCTGCAAAATAATATTGATTCCATGCAAGGagaattttcatcatttatgCTGTTGTTAAATGGTTTAACAAAGAATAATCCCACTACACATGCTGATGATTATGATTTAGAACCATACCCTTTGGATCCTCTCCCTTGTATG GATGATGTCAATGACGAGGAGCTACAGAAAATGGAAGAAGCAAGGCAAGCTTATGTTGCTGCTGTTGCTGCTACAAAAGAGAAGCAAGATGAAGAATCCCTTGCTGCTGCTGCCAGTGCAAGGTTATATCTTCAATCATTTCTTTTCAGATCAGAAAGTATGGAATAA
- the LOC105786987 gene encoding uncharacterized protein LOC105786987 codes for MRRYKAKTNIEVNGQKGDGGIKNHGVNDFMAQKNPIQGASYTASPSEVERRKEENKVHDMSETFLASDAPELVVFIQESDYQSIKDIFIDREVPSRNRLKYKGIYSKYNTDVNGDSEEPGKSLSILSSISNEIEQDFQNYARKRHALEDLMKDDDDEDSEGRDVHSHDKTTMSNLEEFLQGSECQQPHKTEGLPRSLTGLSQSIVNKMASGDCGSIAASPIPCSGSMSLRSSSSTASSHSFAFPILPTEWNGSPVRMAEADPRRPKKHQSWKTCFLC; via the exons ATGAGAAGATATAAGGCAAAGACCAATATAGAAGTTAATGGACAAAAGGGTGATGGAGGAATCAAGAACCATGGAGTTAATGATTTCATGGCTCAGAAGAATCCGATACAAGGAGCATCGTATACGGCAAGTCCTAGTGAAGTAGAAAGGCGAAAGGAAGAAAACAAAGTTCATGATATGAGCGAGACCTTTTTGGCATCTGATGCGCCGGAGCTGGTTGTATTTATTCAAGAGAGTGATTATCAGTCAATCAAGGATATTTTCATAGACAGGGAAGTTCCTTCGCGGAATCGACTGAAGTATAAGGGTATCTATTCCAAGTATAATACAGATGTGAATGGTGATAGTGAAGAACCTGGAAAATCTCTTAGTATATTGTCATCTATTTCCAATGAGATTGAACAAGATTTTCAGAATTATGCAAGGAAAAGGCATGCTCTTGAGGACTTAATgaaggatgatgatgatgaagattcCGAAGGAAGAGACGTTCACTCGCATGATAAGACTACCATGAGCAACCTTGAGGAATTTTTACAAGGTTCAGAGTGTCAACAGCCTCATAAAACCGAAGGCTTACCGAGAAGCCTAACAGGCCTGAGTCAAAGCATCGTTAACAAAATGGCTTCTGGTGATTGTGGTTCCATTGCAGCGAGTCCAATACCATGTTCCGGTAGCATGTCTCTGCGGTCAAGTAGTAGCACTGCCAGCTCTCATTCTTTTGCTTTTCCCAT ATTGCCAACGGAATGGAACGGCAGCCCGGTAAGAATGGCAGAAGCTGACCCGAGACGGCCGAAGAAGCACCAAAGTTGGAAAACCTGTTTTCTCTGCT GA
- the LOC105786957 gene encoding dof zinc finger protein DOF5.4, with amino-acid sequence MQDIHSIAGGCIFSGGGGGGGGGGGGGGDKRLRSHHHHNHQALKCPRCDSLNTKFCYYNNYNLSQPRHFCKSCRRYWTKGGILRNVPVGGGCRKAKRTKTKASSETTAVAASALPPPEQQHGDQRKANSHSSSESSSLTATNSNVAVPNQNNYSSAAGTAEAVTSHSNLINVSEPKFYGNPNNLGLEPGLLEQGSDCGIFPEIGSFTSLITSSNNETMSFGFDKVLNGQALEQGQWQQQHQKMMRMGEDEINGGLLDQTVQVELSNMHSRSENGFGALDWQGNEDQGLFDLPNDVDKTYWSQTQWPDQDHHGLYLP; translated from the coding sequence ATGCAAGACATCCACTCGATCGCAGGTGGCTGCATATTCAGCGGCGGTGGcggtggaggtggaggtggaggtggaggaggaggagacAAAAGGTTACGATCGCACCACCATCACAACCATCAAGCTCTCAAGTGTCCTCGTTGCGATTCTCTCAACACGAAATTCTGTTACTACAACAACTACAACCTCTCTCAGCCACGTCATTTCTGCAAGAGCTGCCGTCGTTACTGGACAAAAGGCGGCATCCTCCGTAACGTTCCCGTCGGCGGTGGCTGCCGCAAAGCCAAGCGCACCAAAACCAAAGCTTCGTCCGAAACCACCGCAGTCGCCGCCTCCGCACTTCCGCCTCCGGAGCAACAACACGGTGATCAACGTAAAGCGAATTCTCATTCTAGTAGCGAGAGTTCGAGTCTTACTGCCACTAACTCTAACGTTGCAGTGCCAAATCAAAACAACTACAGTTCTGCCGCTGGCACGGCGGAGGCGGTAACCTCTCATTCTAACTTGATAAATGTGAGTGAACCGAAGTTTTACGGAAACCCTAATAATTTAGGGTTAGAGCCAGGATTGCTAGAACAAGGATCAGACTGCGGGATATTTCCGGAGATTGGGAGTTTTACGAGCTTGATTACATCATCAAACAACGAAACGATGTCGTTTGGTTTCGATAAGGTATTAAACGGGCAAGCACTTGAGCAAGGACAGTGGCAGCAACAGCATCAAAAGATGATGAGGATGGGAGAGGATGAAATCAACGGTGGATTGCTTGATCAGACGGTGCAGGTTGAGTTATCAAATATGCATAGTAGATCAGAGAATGGTTTTGGAGCGTTGGATTGGCAAGGGAATGAAGATCAAGGGTTGTTTGATCTTCCTAACGATGTTGATAAGACATATTGGAGTCAAACACAGTGGCCTGATCAAGATCATCATGGCCTCTATCTCCCGTAA
- the LOC105786963 gene encoding uncharacterized protein LOC105786963 — protein sequence MLVLSMNSKRQRRPNVRLGEIGDASAAFACGFSQKTKENLVHKRWKPDFLNSQVNEPVTVDEFSKGKSPDFLNLDPGFLPADLQQNRENKNPNSSKLGFDLVTADEIDMMKSSINFGTITRKSRVMKRRGRIREGNNSAFLCSAWTQSPKFSPEFSGEDRKEHDDEEKEFMGIESNACIDSQYLSDHDADEPDSWQQGNADDCYEDNALLRSGDEWDQTRYACNDVTGVRTWLEDLGFGRYAGIFEMHEVDQETLPLLTLDDLKEMGVFAVGHRRKLYTAIQQLRGGNASS from the coding sequence ATGTTGGTTTTAAGCATGAATTCCAAACGGCAAAGGCGGCCTAATGTTAGGTTAGGGGAAATAGGGGATGCGTCTGCTGCTTTTGCATGTGGATTTTCTCaaaaaactaaggaaaattTAGTACATAAAAGATGGAAACCTGATTTTCTCAACTCTCAAGTGAATGAACCTGTTACTGTTGATGAGTTTTCTAAAGGGAAATCACCAGATTTCTTGAATTTGGACCCCGGTTTTTTGCCGGCCGATTTGCAACAGAACAGAGAGAATAAGAACCCCAATTCTTCaaaattgggttttgatttgGTTACTGCTGATGAAATTGACATGATGAAGTCTAGTATAAATTTTGGTACCATAACAAGGAAGAGTAGGGTCATGAAACGGCGAGGGCGGATTCGAGAAGGCAACAATTCCGCGTTTCTTTGCAGTGCTTGGACTCAGAGTCCTAAATTTAGCCCTGAATTTAGTGGTGAGGATAGAAAGGAGCACGACGATGAGGAGAAAGAGTTTATGGGGATCGAATCGAATGCTTGCATAGATTCGCAGTACCTATCAGACCATGATGCGGATGAACCTGATAGTTGGCAACAAGGAAATGCTGATGATTGTTATGAAGATAATGCGTTGCTTAGATCCGGTGATGAATGGGACCAAACGAGATATGCGTGTAATGATGTTACCGGTGTCCGAACGTGGTTGGAGGACTTGGGATTCGGTAGGTATGCTGGTATTTTCGAAATGCATGAGGTTGATCAAGAAACTCTGCCTTTGCTTACACTAGATGATCTCAAGGAGATGGGTGTGTTTGCTGTTGGACATCGACGGAAGTTGTACACCGCAATACAACAATTAAGAGGGGGCAACGCTTCTTCGTGA
- the LOC105786974 gene encoding uncharacterized protein LOC105786974: MDIWNKARNFAEDAARRSSELSIGSAKLGDIVTEAMKRSKEIAAEASKRAEEIKAEAAKQAELIKSSIAEGVAPPQNTERMVEQEKELESFGINEELRDFVKGITLSTFQDFPLPDDSPMSDVPTISNVRQDLTEWQEKHAKLVLSTVKEISKLRFELCPRVMRERKFWRIYFLLVNSHVAPYEKWYMEEIERTTAEKIRDKKMKESSNIEMTSQQQAKESKQHNKTSASFVEQDLDVFLLGGDSDECPDDGDEGFDDFGSDDEKVKS, translated from the exons ATGGATATTTGGAACAAGGCTCGGAACTTCGCTGAGGATGCTGCTCGCCGGTCGTCGGAGCTCAGTATAGGCTCCGCTAAGCTCGGCGATATAGTAACGGAGGCTATGAAACGGTCCAAGGAGATCGCGGCCGAGGCTTCCAAACGAGCCGAAGAAATCAAAGCGGAAGCCGCGAAGCAAGCCGAGCTCATCAAGTCGTCGATCGCCGAGGGGGTCGCGCCTCCACAAAACACGGAGAGGATGGTGGAGCAAGAGAAGGAACTGGAGAGTTTTGGTATTAATGAAGAGTTGAGAGATTTTGTTAAGGGGATTACATTAAGCACCTTTCAGGATTTTCCTTTACCTG ATGATTCTCCTATGTCTGATGTTCCCACAATCTCAAATGTAAGGCAAGATCTTACAGAGTGGCAAGAAAAACATGCCAAGCTTGTACTTTCTACGGTTAAG GAAATTTCAAAGTTAAGGTTTGAGTTGTGCCCGCGTGTTATGAGAGAGAGGAAATTCTGGAGAATATACTTTCTACTAGTAAATAGTCACGTTGCACC GTATGAGAAGTGGTACATGGAAGAGATTGAGCGAACAACAGCAGAAAAAATCCGGGACAAAAAAATGAAGGAATCTTCAAACATTGAAATGACGTCTCAACAACAGGCAAAGGAAAGCAAGCAACATAATAAAACTTCGGCCTCATTTGTTGAGCAAGACCTGGATGTATTTCTTTTGGGTGGTGACAGCGATGAATGCCCTG ATGATGGAGATGAGGGCTTCGATGATTTTGGCTCG